In Candidatus Sulfotelmatobacter sp., the genomic stretch CGACGTCAGCGATCCCTCGGTTTCGCCTGACGCGCACTCGATCGTGTTCGCGGGCACCCCGGGCGCCGACAGCGCCTGGCGCATCTGCGAGGTGGGCGCCGATGGCGGCGCACCGCGCTTCCTGACCGCGCCGCGCGGGGTCGGCGACGACGATCTCGATCCGGTCTGGCTCGACGCGCGCACGATCGTGTTCGCGAGCACGCGCTCGGGCTGGAAGACGCAGTACGACGGCTCGCCCGCGCCGCAGCTCTGGCGACTGTCACTCGACGACGGCGCCTGCGTTCGCATCACCTCCGAGCGCAACGGGGTCGAGGAACCCTGCGTGGATCCGCGCAGCGGCGACATCGTCTACTCGCGCTGGTGGTTCAATCGCTGGTGGCCGGCGCGGGACGCCGATGGCGGCGACGCTCGGGCCAGCGTGACGGTCGACTCGACGCGGGCCCTGGTGGGTGACCGCGCGAATCTCTGGCAGGCGATCGCGATTCGCTCGGACGGCTCGCATCCGCGTCTGTTCGCCGGAGCATTTCGCGACCGGCGCATGGAGTCGCTCGATCAGCCGGCCGTGCTGCCGGGCGGTGGCGTGATCGGCGTGGTGGCGGACGAGCTCGGGCTCTCGCCGCGGCCGGGCGCGACCGAGCTGGTCTGGTTCGCGAGCCCGCATGCTCCACCCCGGCATGTGGCCGGCGCCCGATTCGATCCCGCCGACGTCCCGGCCTATGGCAGCGCGAGAGGCCTGAGCGCACCCTCGGCATGCTCGCCGGCGGCGCTTCCCGATGGACGCGTCGTGTTCTCCTACGATCCGGGTTCGCGCGGCGACTTCGGGCTGTGGGTGGGGGCGCTGGACGGAAGCGCTCCGGTCATGCTGGTCAATCTGCCGGGAACGCTCGAGCTGGATCCGGCCCCGGTGGTGACGCGCGCGCTACCTCCGGCGCGCCGCCCCGCGATTGCGCGGCGCGACTTGCCGATCGACGCCACTCGACTGGCGGGCTGGCCCGAGACGTTCAGATTCGCGAATCGCGACGTCTTCGCGCGTGCCTACGGCAAGCTCGCGACCGCGGTGCACCGCGGCGCGGCCCAGGTGCGGATCCGCTTCTGGGCCGAGCTGCCGGGCGGCGCGGGCCAGCGCGACACGCTGGTGCTGGTGCGTGAGGTTCCGGTGCAGAGAAGCGGACGCGTGGATGAGCGCTCGCTCCCGGCCGGGATCCCGATGTTCGAGCAACTCGTGGATGATCGTGGCAACGTACTGGTGTCGTCGCTTGGCGCTGCCCACGTCGCCGGCTACAACGCCGGCACGCCCGGTGAAACGGCGCAGTGCATCGGCTGCCACCGCGGGCACTCGATCGAGAAGTAACTTTCCGGCAGCTGTTCCCGGTGGCACGCGGCGGCGAGCGCACGTTCGAAAATCCAAGACTCCTCTGCTGCGCCCACCCTCTGATCGAGGCCGAGCGAAGACTCGGGTTCGCGCTGATGAACGGCAAACGCCAGGCGGCCATCGAAGCGCGAGCGGCGGCCTCAGGAGTGGAGCGAAGTGCGACCGCTCATGTTCGCGCGGCGTCGCCGAGCCCCTCGATCACGTCGCGAAAGCTCACGCCCAGCGTCTCGCGCACGCGGGCCGCGCGCACCGTGGTGGTCGCCGCGAATACCTCCATCGCGCGTCCGAGATCGGCGTAGCGACCGCCGCTCGCGCGCGTTGGAACATGCCCGAGCGCCGCGCCCAAGGACCAGAGCGCGCCGGGGACCGGCACCCAGATCAATCGCCGCTTCATCCCGCTCGCCAGCGCCTCGCCCACTTCTCGCATGGTGGGCGCCGGCTCGCCGGCCACGTTGAACACGCCGCCCGCCGCGCGCGGCTCGTCGATCGCCCGCAGGATCGTGGCGGCCAGATCGTCGGCGTGTACCATGCTCTTGCGATTTCGGCCCCCCGCCACGAGCGGGGCGGCACCGCGCCGCACCAGCCGGATCATCCGGGCGAGATTCCCCGGCGCGCCGCGGCCGTAGACCATCGCCGGGCGCAGCACGGCGGCGGACAGGCTTCGCGCGGCGTGAGCCGCGAGCACCGCCCGCTCCGCGGCCAGCTTGCTCTCGCCATACGCTCCAGCCGGCGCCGGCGCCTCGGACTCGTCGCGGTTCTCAAAGCGTTCGCCGTACACCGCCGTCGTGCTCACGTACACGAAGCGCGGGGCGTGTCCGGCGCGAGCCACCGAGTCGACCAGCCGTTGGGTGCCGCGAAGATTGACCGCGAAGCAGGCCTCGCGCGCGGCGGCGTCGGGCGTCTCGTGATGCACCCAGGCGGCAGCATGTACCACCGCGTCGGCGCCACGTAGCAACCGATCCAATGCCGCCATCTCCGAAAGCTCGCCCGCGATCCATTCCTCGCCGGTGGCCGGATTCGCCGGCGGCCGCCGAGAGAGCGCGGCGATCGAATCGCCGCGCGCGAGCAGGGCACGGCGCACCGCCCCGCCGACGTAGCCGCTCGCGCCGGTGACGGCGACCCGCATCAGAGCCGCGGCGCCGGCGGCACGGGCGCCATGCGCAGGCCGTTCCACATGCCCGCGCCGTAGCTGGTGTGCAGGATCACGATCACCCAGGGCAGTCGAAGCAGGCGATCGGGCGCGAGTCGCCCGCGCATCGCAAGCGTCGCCACCAGCAGAAACAGCGCGTACATCGCGAGCAGGATCAGAAACGCGACACGGCCGATCGGCGAGAACAGCGCCGCGATCGCGCCCGCCACCAGCGCCAGCACCAGCAGCGCCGGCGCCAGATGCCGCGGCCGCAGCGAGTCGGGATAATTGCGCACGAAGCGACCCTTCCAGATGCCGTACTGCCAGTACTGGCGCGCGAGTCCGGTGAGCGATGGCCGCACGTGGTACACCGCCCGCAGCGACGGCAGCAGCAGGATCCGCCCGCCCGAGGCGCGCAGGCGGTAGTTCAATTCGTAATCCTGATGGCGAACCATGTGGGGATTGAAGAGCCCGATGCGTTCGAACACCCGCCGGCGAAACGCGCCGAACGGCACGGTGTCGGCGGGACGGGCCTCATCGCCCGAGGCGCCGGTGCGAAACCCGGAGTTGCCGATCCCGAACGGTGAGCTCATCGCCGCCGCGATCGTCTCGCCGGTCGGCCCGTCGCCTACCGAGACCATCGCGCCGCCCACGCAGTCCGCGTCGCTGCGCAGCAGCTCCTCGACGCAGGCGCGAATGTAGTTCGAAGGCAGCGACGCGTGCCCGCCGAGCAGCAGGATCACCTCGCCGCGCGCACGGCGGATCGCGGCATTGGTGCCGGTGGGCATGATCCGCTCGGGATTGTCCACCAGCTCGACTCGGGCCCCGCTGCGGCTTCCCGAGGACGTCATGAATCCGCGCACGATGTCGCGCGTGCCGTCATCGGACATTCCGTCGGCCACCAGGATTTCGAGCCGATCGGCGGGATAGTCCTGGCTCGTCACCGCCTCGAGATTGCGGGCGATGAAGCCGGCCTCGTTGCGGACCGGCATGACCACCGAGACCAGCGGCAGTTCCTGAGTCATGAGCACCATGCTAGGGGCGGGGTGAATGGATGGCGGGGCACGCTAACCCGTGCGTCGTCCGGAACGCCAGCCCGGGGAAGGACGTGGTCGTCCGCCCCCGGGCGGCGATTGAGCCCCGGCATCCGCGTCCGTCGATCGCAGCGTTCTCGAGCCCCGCAGTCTGCTAAGTTTTGGGTGGTGCTCCGAAGATTGCAGTCGGCGGGAGGGCCGACGGTTGCGCCGCAAGCTCCTGGCCTGATTTTCCCTCAGGGTCGCCGGAACCTATGGAACGGCTTGGGCTTCTGCCGGCCAACCGCGATCTTCGGAGCATGACCTAAGTCTTGGCGGTCTGCTCCAGCTCGGAGGTACGGGTGACATTGCCTTCCGTTTCCGGTCTCGAGGCGTTATCGGACGACTGGCTCGCGCGCTGGACCCGTGCGTTCGAGCGGCACTCGTTCGACTCGCGGACCTTCGACGCCATCGATCGCATCGCGCCGCTCGCCCTCTACGAAGCGCGCATTCCGGTGGTGCGCTGGCACCTCGAACGCCGCCGCGAGGCGCCGATCCGGCTCGCGCTGCTGTTCAACTTCGGCGGCAGCCTGCCTCGCGAAGAAGTCGAAGCGCTGCTCGGCGCCGAGCTGACCGGGAGGCTGCTCGACGCCGGAATTCTGAAGCTCAGCGAGACCGGAATCACGAGCCGGTTCCGGATCGAGCCGTTCTTCGGCCTGTGGATCGTCGCCGACGGCAGCGTGGGCGAGCCCGAGTCGGTGATGCCGCCCGGCCCCACCACCGAGCAGCTCGGCGAGATCCTGCCGGAGGCGATCGCCGGCTCGGTGTTCGAGGTGGCGTGCGGGCCGGGAGGGGTCGCGCTCCTCGCCGCGCGGCGTGGGGCGCGTCGCGTGCTGGGCACCGATCTCAGCGAGCGCGCGATAGCGATCGCGCGCTTCAACGCACGGCTCAATCGGCTGGAGGCGGAGTTCCGCGTCGGCGATCTCACCGCGCCCGCGGCGGGCGAGCGCTTCGACCTGGTGGTCGCACAGCCGCCCTACCTCTTCCATCCGCCCGACACCCCGGAGATCCTGTTCATGCACGGCGGCGAGCGCGGCGACACGCTGACCCTGCGCCTGATTCGCGAGCTGCCGGCGGTGATCGCACCCGGGGGTGAGGCACTGGTATTGTCCGACGTCTCCCTGCTCGCGGGCGAAGAGCTCGAGAGCTACGTTGCGGCACGACTCGGTCAGGTGCCGCTGCGCGTGCTGCTCCTCCACGCGGTAGGGCCGGAGCCGGACGTGCAGGCCATGTCCTACGCCTCGTACCAGACCGGCGGCGGGCTGGGGCCGCGCTACCTCGCGCTGGCCCGCGCCTATCTCACGCACCTCGAGAAGATCGGGATCACCCGCGTCCGGCAGGCGCTGTTCGTGGCGCGCCCGGTTTCGGATTCGGACGCCGCCTCGATCGCGATGGTCGCGGTGCGCAATCCGCGCGGCGCGACGCCCGTGGTGCGCGAGCGACTCTGGGCCGCCACCGAATGCGCGCGGGCAGCCGATCGCGCCCTCACCGCCCAGCGCATTCGCGTGGCGCCCGACGCCGAATGGGTGAGCCGCCGGACCCGGCCGGAGGGCGAACAGTCCGAGCATCGCGTGCGCTTTGGCGAGCGCTGGCCGGCGCTCGAGCAGATCGTGACCGACGAGGGGCTGGTGCTGGCCTCGCTGCTGGAGAATTCGCCCGACCTCGAGGCCGCCGTCCGCGGATACGCCGAGCGGTGCGACGCCACGCCCGACGAGGTGCGCGCGCCGGTGCTCGAGTACATTCGCGCCGGGCTCATGACCGGCATGCTGGTGATGGAGGATGACCATGGCGGTTGATCGAATGAACGAGCAGGACCTGACCACGCTCGCGGCCCTTTCCGATTTCGAGGCGGCGGCGCGGGACCGGCTGCCGGCGATGGCGTGGGAGTACATCACCGGCGGCGCGGGCGACGAATCGACTCTGGGCCGGAATCGCGCCGCGTTCGGCGACCTGCGGCTGAAGCCCCGCATCCTGCGCGACGTGAGCCGGATCGACACGCGGATCACGCTGTTCGGGCGCGAGCACCGGCTGCCGGTCCTGCTCGCGCCGACCGGCTACCAGCGGCTGTTCCACGCGCAGGGCGAGTGTGAGACCGCGCGCGGCGCGGACGCGGCCCAGGTCACGCTGGTGGTGAGTTCGGTCGCCAACACGCCGCTCGACGAGGTGGCCCGCGCCACCACGGCCAGGCTCTGGTACCAGATCTATTGCCAGCGCGATCGCGCCTGGACCGAGCAGCAGGTGCGCCTCGCCGAGCGTTCCGGTTACGAGGCGTTCGTGCTGACCGTCGATACGCCGGTCCTCGGCGCGCGACACCGCGAGAAACGCGTGCGCTTCCAGCTCCCCGCCGGGCTCGAGATGTCGAATTTCCCGCCGCTTCCCGGGGGGTACGGGCCCAACCAGCACCACGATCCGCACGACATCTACAACCCCTACCTCGATCCCACGCTCACCTGGAAGGACTTCGAGTGGCTACGCTCGCTCACGCGACTGCCGGTGCTGGTGAAGGGGGTGCTCGCCGCCGAGGACGCGCGCCTC encodes the following:
- a CDS encoding methyltransferase domain-containing protein, with the protein product MTLPSVSGLEALSDDWLARWTRAFERHSFDSRTFDAIDRIAPLALYEARIPVVRWHLERRREAPIRLALLFNFGGSLPREEVEALLGAELTGRLLDAGILKLSETGITSRFRIEPFFGLWIVADGSVGEPESVMPPGPTTEQLGEILPEAIAGSVFEVACGPGGVALLAARRGARRVLGTDLSERAIAIARFNARLNRLEAEFRVGDLTAPAAGERFDLVVAQPPYLFHPPDTPEILFMHGGERGDTLTLRLIRELPAVIAPGGEALVLSDVSLLAGEELESYVAARLGQVPLRVLLLHAVGPEPDVQAMSYASYQTGGGLGPRYLALARAYLTHLEKIGITRVRQALFVARPVSDSDAASIAMVAVRNPRGATPVVRERLWAATECARAADRALTAQRIRVAPDAEWVSRRTRPEGEQSEHRVRFGERWPALEQIVTDEGLVLASLLENSPDLEAAVRGYAERCDATPDEVRAPVLEYIRAGLMTGMLVMEDDHGG
- a CDS encoding alpha-hydroxy acid oxidase translates to MAVDRMNEQDLTTLAALSDFEAAARDRLPAMAWEYITGGAGDESTLGRNRAAFGDLRLKPRILRDVSRIDTRITLFGREHRLPVLLAPTGYQRLFHAQGECETARGADAAQVTLVVSSVANTPLDEVARATTARLWYQIYCQRDRAWTEQQVRLAERSGYEAFVLTVDTPVLGARHREKRVRFQLPAGLEMSNFPPLPGGYGPNQHHDPHDIYNPYLDPTLTWKDFEWLRSLTRLPVLVKGVLAAEDARLAVEHGAAGVLVSNHGGRNLDTAPASIEALPGVVRAVGGRIPVLLDGGVRRGTDVVKALALGASAVLIGRPYLHGLAVAGASGVQRVVELLDLEFRGAMALMGLTSIAAIGRDALWESG
- a CDS encoding NAD-dependent epimerase/dehydratase family protein, with the translated sequence MRVAVTGASGYVGGAVRRALLARGDSIAALSRRPPANPATGEEWIAGELSEMAALDRLLRGADAVVHAAAWVHHETPDAAAREACFAVNLRGTQRLVDSVARAGHAPRFVYVSTTAVYGERFENRDESEAPAPAGAYGESKLAAERAVLAAHAARSLSAAVLRPAMVYGRGAPGNLARMIRLVRRGAAPLVAGGRNRKSMVHADDLAATILRAIDEPRAAGGVFNVAGEPAPTMREVGEALASGMKRRLIWVPVPGALWSLGAALGHVPTRASGGRYADLGRAMEVFAATTTVRAARVRETLGVSFRDVIEGLGDAART
- a CDS encoding glycosyltransferase family 2 protein, which produces MTQELPLVSVVMPVRNEAGFIARNLEAVTSQDYPADRLEILVADGMSDDGTRDIVRGFMTSSGSRSGARVELVDNPERIMPTGTNAAIRRARGEVILLLGGHASLPSNYIRACVEELLRSDADCVGGAMVSVGDGPTGETIAAAMSSPFGIGNSGFRTGASGDEARPADTVPFGAFRRRVFERIGLFNPHMVRHQDYELNYRLRASGGRILLLPSLRAVYHVRPSLTGLARQYWQYGIWKGRFVRNYPDSLRPRHLAPALLVLALVAGAIAALFSPIGRVAFLILLAMYALFLLVATLAMRGRLAPDRLLRLPWVIVILHTSYGAGMWNGLRMAPVPPAPRL